The window CGGCACAGAGGAGGGCGGGGagcagccgcagccggcgcggcggccgcaacAGAACTCGCTGGCGGAGATGTACCGGCCCCCGTTCGACCTGATGTGCGACGGGTCCTTCCACGACGCCAAGgtgcgcgcggcgagggaggaccAGTTCCTGCTCGTCAACCTCCAGAcccgcagcggcgccggcgacttCCAGTCGCAGCTGCACAACCGCGACCTGTGGTCGGACGAGCGGGTCAAGAACGTGGTCAGGGGCGGCTTCGTCTTCTTCCTGGTCCAGAAGAGGAGCAGCTACCTGCACCTGGACGAGTGCGCCAAGGTGGCCTCGTTCTACAAGCTTGAAGACGACCAGCTGCCCGCCGTGCTCGTCCTGGATCCCATCACGGGGCAGCTGCTGGACAAGCGGAGCGGCGCCATGACGCCTGACGAGTTCATGGAGTACGTCGACGGGTACACGAAATCCAAACCGAGCACGATGTCCATGCCCAAGTTCGTCCAGAGAACCTCCGCCGCGCCTGCGGTTGCGGGCGGCGGGCAGGAACGGCTGGCACCGCCTGCATCCGCCGCTGCAGCCGTCGAACAAGAGCCGGCAGCGCCAGAGATCTCTGCACCTGCCGATGCCAGCTGCAGCGAGCAAGAACCAGCTGTACCTGTGGCCGAGACcgacgcgcccgccgccgccgccgacgagctcatGGAAGGCGAGAAGATGTACAAGGTGAGGATCAGGTTCCCCGACGGCACCACCGTCGCCAAGGAGTTCGGCTGCAGGCGGAGGGTGGTGTCGCTCTTCGCGTTCTGCAGGTTggccgggcacgggcacggcggaGGGGAGGCGGAGGAACAGCACAAGGCGTTCCGCATCATGCGGTTCGCCCGCGGCGGCTTCGAGGCGCtgcagggcggtggcggcgcgacgtTTGAAGATTTGGGGCTGAACAATGCGGCCGTGTCGGTTGTTTTCGATGCGTAGGCTTGTCCTTAGAAATTAGAATGGGCACGAGAATAATAGCAGTCAACGTCATGTAGTACTGCTACTTGATTCATTTATCCCCGATGCATGGGCAgtattatgattttttttcttcttctacatttgtacatttgtactcactgctgtttttttttcttttgagagCACTTATTGGGCTGTTCTTtgttatgaaaaaaaaatactttgTCTGCCCCGTGATGTTTGCTCTGAATGCATAAATGATACAAAGTATTGACAATTTTCATCATAAAGAACAGACAAAGTAGGCATAGTTGTATATGTACCTCATATACTCTAACTCCTATACACCGTGGAGAGGGAGCCCTCTCTGCGCTCCCTTCCCCCGGTGGCGACGCGTGGCGCCATAGGAGAAGACGCCCGATGCGGGCCGTCCGATCAGTCGCAGGGAGTCGATCCACGCCGTTCCTTGGTCTTTTTGCGAATAGACCCTTCAAGTTCTTTtattcaaacccgccgtccatatATTTTTGCAAAAACCCCCTGCCGCGCCACCCTCGCTACAGCCTCCCGCCCCCAGCGCACCCTACCCCGAcctcccccgccccctcccttaaccctaaccctagcgttcctagccgccgccccgcagccctccgcccctcgccctcctcccctgcttccGGTCGCCTCCCTTGGCCGCCGAACCCTCCCCGGTTCCCCACTCCTcgacccccgccgccaccgctgtaaggatcaccaggGTGTACGACCCTAGAAggggaggggggtgaatagagtcgctaattcgctttctaacctagggctcaaactaattgcataagataaacctaacacgtcctacacatgctagttatgactaaggtttatctatactactctctacttaccccaaaaagacttgcaacctatagccaatcctaatcaaactaactaggaaagtgaaggcacgcaagatagagtaaatgcagaaacgtaatacggtaagtaaagaggtaagggcaagagggatgcaaactaccgagtagacacggtcatgtaacgtggttccgctcaaacgcctacgtccacgggacaccgaggctcttccgatcaccgtcttgcactaggccaccaaggcgcaccggcaagcaaaggcaagtgcccacaagacaccgaatctcgtgcaccgccaccgtctctctcggtcacacggccgaaatccactacggagcttctccaccaaggagggggtctcctcttcccccgtacaaagtgtcgggaccgctccacaccaagtcggagggtcgtcgacgggaatgctttgcttgcctcggcaagacttctcttaagctagctctctcaagaactaagcctatacaagtgcacaaagcactctctcaaagcttctcacaagctagatatgacactaagtTTTGCTAGGATGGTAGGAGATGATGAtttgcttgggcaacacttccttcaactttttggcatccaaccatatgcagcaaccggccttggggggtatatatagcccacaccccccaaaagagccgttgggaaaGGCTGACAGAATTCCTGAACGCCAGTTGATCCGACGCTCCaattttgtcatcaccggttcaaccggtgaatgcttTTTTCCAGCTACTggccgttactgctccaacggctacttgatcaattgtaccgacgctcttgaaatcattgtcggtttaaccggtgagtgcaagctcagaaacccccaaaaatggagtctctggacaactgcaccgacgctcaatTTGAGCAtcgccggtctaaccggtgctgAACCCTAGCCTTCGCTTCTGGATCCGTTGCACCAATGATACATCTTttcccatcgtcggttcatccg is drawn from Panicum virgatum strain AP13 chromosome 1N, P.virgatum_v5, whole genome shotgun sequence and contains these coding sequences:
- the LOC120653658 gene encoding plant UBX domain-containing protein 7-like; this encodes MDKQMVSTFMEITSCESQAHAVQHLGSCRWNLDDAINIYFSTGGPSGAPAPILPEEEVLIEEKEEENDDHHVEATGWGEGDAEPGEIEPTGWGEAEPGYGGQAGGENVDDGRMGGSNEDDNDQCSNISYSDNEMSDDGYGTDMEEDDYSYYDASLAEDGTEEGGEQPQPARRPQQNSLAEMYRPPFDLMCDGSFHDAKVRAAREDQFLLVNLQTRSGAGDFQSQLHNRDLWSDERVKNVVRGGFVFFLVQKRSSYLHLDECAKVASFYKLEDDQLPAVLVLDPITGQLLDKRSGAMTPDEFMEYVDGYTKSKPSTMSMPKFVQRTSAAPAVAGGGQERLAPPASAAAAVEQEPAAPEISAPADASCSEQEPAVPVAETDAPAAAADELMEGEKMYKVRIRFPDGTTVAKEFGCRRRVVSLFAFCRLAGHGHGGGEAEEQHKAFRIMRFARGGFEALQGGGGATFEDLGLNNAAVSVVFDA